One Nocardia huaxiensis genomic window, GTTCGTGGCGGTGCAGTGCGTCGAGGGGCCACGGCATACCCGGGGGACGCCGCCCAATGTGGTCGAAACCGATGCGCGCACGTGGCTTCTGCTCGCCACCGGAATGCTGTCGTTCGAGGACGCGGTGGAATCCGGGGCGCTGACCGCGTCGGGGTCGCGGGCCGCCGAGGTGGCGCGCTGGCTACCGATCGTTCCGCTCTGAGGCCCCTCGCCGGGATCGGCGAGGGGCCGGCGGGTCAGACCTTCGCGTCCCGGGATTCGTTGATCGGCTTGCGCTCCAAGCCCTTCCGGTCGTAGTAGGTGGTGATCGCCAGACCGCCCACCAGGCCGATGGCCAGCCCCAGCGCGGCCATCCAGAAGCCGCGGGTCAGGCCCGCCTGGCCGCTGCCGTTGAAGTAGAGGATGGAGCGGGTGCCCAGGAACACCTGGTGCATGGGCTCGAATTTGGCCAGCCAGGCGAAGTACTTCGGGGTGGCCTCGATCGGGACGGTGCCGCCGGAGGAGGGCAGGCCCAGGATGATGAAGATGATCAGGTTGATGATCAGGCCCGCCGTGCCGACCGCCGCGAGGATCGAGGTGCAGGTGACGCCGACCGCGATGATCACGAACGCGCCGTAGAGGAACAGGCTCAGCGGTTTGTCGATCGGCATGCCGAGGGCCGTGCCGATCCCGAGCAGTGCCGCCGAGACGGCCGTCGCCATCACCACCACCGCCGACCATTTGATCAGCAGCGTCGTCACGCGAGAGATGGGGGTGCGCGGGAAATGCACGTACCAGGGACCCCATTCGGTCGGCAGGAAGCCGAGCGCCGAATCGATGAGCTGATGAATGATCATCGCGCCGACCATGCCGACCAGCAGGAGCAGCAGACTGTAGAAG contains:
- a CDS encoding sterol carrier family protein produces the protein MGRQAKVDPVELRAALAAVGEWLRDGEAPKPARNELAAAVRGTARTLAADAPGGSVEVRVPPFVAVQCVEGPRHTRGTPPNVVETDARTWLLLATGMLSFEDAVESGALTASGSRAAEVARWLPIVPL